A single genomic interval of Apis cerana isolate GH-2021 linkage group LG2, AcerK_1.0, whole genome shotgun sequence harbors:
- the LOC108002797 gene encoding phospholipid-transporting ATPase VD isoform X1, with amino-acid sequence MSSEAGAPEAASKIDRQASVYVFPGPHYTASTGGAVVPDASSSVSTISPNVFAKAKLENDNGESEELGGRGRRRPFPRTHARSASHGGMLAECLTSGGFQPYAGSHLGPLSAIGGARPSALKKPGHQRAFSQGQVVDVQGHSVTGHSRVGSKTDFILPPGHKEDSKPPTAGKVPSFRGHSRQASRSESIYTIRRSVEPPWWRKVWARYFGPLPEEPRLRTIVPNHLVPPKTPPSQHPNGKRVNNRVRTTKYTLLSFLPRNFFEQFRRVANIYFVFIVLLNWVPVINAFGKEISVIPIIFVLGVTALKDYFEDHRRLISDRRVNNSTCRVYVREDDRYAKVAWKDVKVGDLVHLSNNELVPADLLLLRSSDPQGVAYIDTCNLDGETNLKERQVVRGFVDLQDTFQPAKFRSVIEVDQPSTRIYRFHGAVVHPNGGRVPVSTENLLLRQCLLKNTDFVEGIVIYAGHETKAMLNHGGPRYKRSRLEKRMNSDVIWCVAILIVLCVIGATGCRFWLSEFSDLTFVPFIPILQDANYESMLTFWTFVIILQVMIPLSLYVTLEMAKVGQVYHIGHDIALYDAETGRSAECRALNITEELGQVQYIFSDKTGTLTENKMLFRRCAVGGQDYSHGGDGENLIPSSRLKEDLLIGTFRQHLQEFLIVLAICNTVVVNSQPHYDTMNSSGVIEEPQKNGTEESGRYTRMIDSRSLTPSPIIPLSALPLSRPTNSLDENVSSISSMVEIESPLHNSTKLSNKLSRPKFLNVTSISSLGIGLLGRKLSPNGEQKRRGPLSPVIDASGKSGDELLPRAAIYEAESPDELALVNAACAYNVKLLKRTSRNAIVSLPDKSILSFEILQILPFDSNRKCMSILIRHPLTNEVVLYSKGADTTILSSLIPQDENSITTIKIRQYLQSYARQGLRTLVMAKKSLTMQEYENWRQKHSEAELAMENRELRIKDSYANLECHLTLLGVTGIEDKLQAGVPETMDTLMAAGIVVWVLTGDKPETAVNIAYSARLFSPAMQLLWLQARSKSVAEALIHGYLESTRKKNTVQEIENIREITMLNRDATENEAYRIDSSWPRQRALVVDGKTLTVILDPRSGLTGLFLELTKTCSSVLACRATPLQKAYIVRIVKEQLGMRTLAIGDGANDVSMIQIADVGVGISGHEGTQAVMAADFAISRFSMLSRLLLLHGHWCYDRLSRMILYFFYENATFVFVLFWYQIYCGFTGTVMMDQIYLMLYNLLFTSMPPLVLGIYDRVASSGVLLSMPHVYKRGRLGLVYQAHTFWITIADALYQSIVIFFINEGVYYDSIIDIWEFGTTIMTCCVVTMLTNIAIEIRSWTIIHLFAVMGSLGVFFGFCLIYNVVCVNCMGLLCSYWVMEIAVMRYTYWLTVILTCVLALLPRLFYKTIKSTINPDFMQSAIFNAPSKSGSHRQRIAERRENSFIAGWSRSTQHATIRYEYKFVFRIYIFELHIF; translated from the exons GAAGTTGGAGAACGACAACGGCGAGAGCGAGGAGCTCGGGGGGCGAGGGAGGCGAAGGCCGTTTCCGAGGACCCACGCGAGATCGGCAAGCCACGGTGGAATGTTGGCGGAGTGTCTGACGAGCGGGGGGTTCCAGCCCTACGCGGGCTCGCATCTTGGTCCTTTGTCCGCGATCGGCGGGGCGAGGCCCTCGGCCTTGAAGAAGCCCGGCCACCAGAGGGCGTTCAGCCAGGGTCAGGTGGTGGACGTTCAAGGGCACTCGGTCACGGGTCACAGTCGCGTCGGGTCGAAAACGGATTTTATCCTGCCGCCTGGCCACAAGGAGGACTCGAAGCCACCCACCGCCGGCAAAGTGCCCTCTTTTCGAGGCCACTCGCGACAAGCATCCAG GTCGGAGTCGATATACACGATAAGACGTAGCGTTGAACCTCCTTGGTGGAGAAAAGTTTGGGCTCGATACTTTGGCCCCCTACCAGAGGAACCTCGTTTAAGGACAATAGTACCGAATCATTTAGTGCCGCCGAAAACACCACCGAGTCAACATCCCAATGGAAAGAGAGTGAATAATAg AGTACGTACGACGAAGTACACGTTGCTGAGCTTCCTACCTCGCAATTTTTTCGAACAATTCCGCCGTGTggccaatatatattttgtatttatcgtTTTACTTAATTGGGTGCCAGTCATAAATGCTTTCGGCAAAGAGATTTCCGTGATACCCATCATTTTCGTGCTCGGTGTGACGGCGTTGAAAGATTATTTCGAGGATCATCGGAGGCTTATCAGCGATCGTCGTGTAAATAATTCCACTTGTCGTGTCTACGTTCG CGAGGACGACAGGTATGCGAAGGTAGCGTGGAAAGATGTGAAGGTCGGTGACCTGGTTCACCTCTCGAACAACGAACTCGTACCGGCTGATCTGCTGCTTCTGCGAAGCAGCGATCCTCAGGGCGTAGCGTACATCGACACGTGCAATCTGGATGGCGAGACCAATTTGAAGGAACGACAGGTTGTGAGGGGTTTCGTGGATCTCCAGGACACATTTCAACCGGCCAAGTTTCGTTCCGTGATCGAGGTCGATCAACCAAGCACCAGGATATATAG GTTCCACGGAGCTGTCGTACATCCGAACGGCGGCAGAGTGCCTGTTTCCACGGAGAATCTTTTACTCAGGCAGTGCTTGTTAAAAAATACAGATTTCGTCGAGGGCATAGTGATATATGCCGGTCATGAAACGAAAGCTATGCTTAACCATGGCGGGCCTAGGTATAAG cgTTCAAGATTGGAGAAACGGATGAACAGTGACGTTATATGGTGTGTGGCGATTTTGATCGTTTTGTGCGTGATAGGCGCGACCGGTTGCCGGTTCTGGCTCTCCGAATTTTCCGATTTAACGTTCGTCCCATTCATACCGATCCTCCAGGATGCAAATTACGAAAGTATGCTAACGTTCTGGACGTTTGTCATTATTCTCCAAGTAATGATACCTTTAAGTCTTTACGTCACTCTTGAAATGGCGAAAGTTGGCCAGGTTTATCACATTGGACACGATATCGCCCTTTACGACGCGGAGACGGGACGCTCGGCTGAATGCCGCGCGCTCAATATTACAGAGGAATTGGGTCAG gTGCAGTATATATTCTCTGATAAAACTGGCACGCtcactgaaaataaaatgctGTTTAGACGGTGCGCCGTGGGAGGGCAGGATTATTCGCATGGCGGAGATGGTGAAAATTTGATACCTTCTTCGCGATTGAAGGAAGATCTTCTTATAGGTACATTTAGGCAACATTTACAAGAATTTCTAATCGTGTTGGCGATATGTAACACTGTTGTGGTCAATTCTCAACCGCATTATGACACTATGAACTCGAGCGGAGTGATCGAAGAGCCTCAGAAAAACGGCACTGAAGAAAGTGGAAG GTACACAAGAATGATAGATTCTCGAAGTTTAACTCCTTCGCCAATTATACCTTTATCGGCGCTTCCTTTGTCTCGACCGACAAACAGCCTCGATGAAAACGTGTCGTCGATCTCTTCTATGGTAGAAATTGAATCTCCTCTTCACAATTCCACCAAACTGTCGAATAAATTGTCAAG GCCAAAATTCTTAAATGTAACGTCGATATCAAGCCTAGGAATAGGATTACttggaagaaaattatctCCAAACGGTGAACAGAAAAGACGCGGCCCACTAAGTCCCGTTATCGATGCGAGTGGAAAGAGTGGAGACGAATTGTTACCTAGAGCTGCGATTTACGAAGCGGAAAGTCCGGACGAGCTTGCTTTGGTGAATGCAGCATGTGCTTATAATGTGAAACTTCTTAAACGGACATCGCGTAACGCGATTGTTTCGTTACCGGATAAATCTATTCTTAGTTTTGAAATTCTTCAA ATTTTGCCATTTGACTCGAATAGAAAATGTATGTCTATTTTAATACGACATCCTCTCACTAATGAGGTAGTATTATATAGCAAAGGTGCTGATACAACGATACTATCATCTCTAATTCCTCAAGATGAAAATTCTATAACGACTATAAAAATTCGACAATACCTTCAATCGTATGCACGGCAAGGTCTTCGAACTTTGGTAATGGCTAAGAAATCTCTAACGATGCAAGAATACGAGAATTGGCGTCAAAAGCATTCTGAAGCAGAACTTGCAATGGAAAATCGTGAACTTCGTATTAAAGATTCTTATGCAAATCTGGAATGTCATTTGACCCTGCTAGGTGTTACTGGAATTGAAGATAAACTTCAAGCTGGAGTACCTGAGACTATGGACACTTTAATGGCAGCAGGAATTGTAGTTTGGGTTTTAAcag GAGACAAACCGGAAACCGCGGTTAATATTGCATATTCAGCGCGTCTTTTTTCGCCTGCGATGCAATTATTGTGGTTACAAGCAAGATCCAAGTCTGTTGCTGAAGCTTTAATTCATGGATATTTGGAATCTACACGTAAAAAGAATACAGTTcaggaaatagaaaatattagggAAATTACAATGCTTAATCGTGATGCAACAGAAAATGAGGCATATAGAATAGATAGCTCTTGGCCGAGACAACGAGCACTTGTTGTTGATGGCAAAACTTTAACTGTTATCCTTGATCCACGATCAGGATTAACTGGATTATTTCTTGAGTTAACAAAAACATGTTCTAGTGTATTAGCTTGTAGAGCTACACCTCTTCAAAAG GCATATATAGTACGTATAGTAAAGGAACAATTGGGAATGAGGACTTTAGCGATTGGTGATGGTGCTAACGATGTTAGCATGATACAAATTGCAGATGTAGGAGTTGGTATTTCCGGACACGAAGGTACACAAGCTGTCATGGCTGCAGATTTTGCCATTTCACGATTCTCGATGCTTAGCAGACTTCTTTTGCTACATGGTCATTGGTGTTACGATCGATTGTCTAGAATgatcttatatttcttttacgagAACGCTACCTTCGTTTTCGTTTTGTTTTGGTACCAG atttattgcGGATTTACTGGAACTGTTATGAtggatcaaatttatttaatgctatataatttattgtttacgtCTATGCCACCACTTGTATTAGGCATATATGATCGAGTGGCTTCATCCGGTGTTTTATTATCTATGCCTCACGTGTATAAAAGAGGACGTTTGGGATTAGTATATCAAGCGCATACATTTTGGATAACCATTGCTGATGCTTTGTATCAAAGTAtcgtaattttctttataaatgagGGT gtatattatgattcaattattgaCATTTGGGAATTTGGAACTACTATAATGACATGTTGCGTTGTTACTATGTTGACTAATATTGCCATAGAAATTAGATCTTGg ACTATAATACATCTCTTTGCCGTAATGGGATCATTGGGAGTATTTTTTggtttttgtttaatttataatgtagtTTGCGTTAATTGCATGGGTCTTTTATGTTCATATTGGGTAATGGAAATAGCTGTCATGAGATATACATATTGGCTTACAGTAATACTTACCTGTGTTTTGGCATTGTTACCTAG attattctataaaactataaaatcgaCAATAAATCCAGATTTTATGCAAAGTGCTATATTTAATGCACCATCCAAAAGTGGCAGTCATAGACAACGAATCgcggagagaagagaaaatagttttattgcAGGTTGGTCACGTTCGACGCAACATGCTACTATAAGGTATGAgtacaaatttgtttttcgaatatatatttttgaattacatattttttga
- the LOC108002797 gene encoding phospholipid-transporting ATPase VD isoform X2 — MSSEAGAPEAASKIDRQASVYVFPGPHYTASTGGAVVPDASSSVSTISPNVFAKAKLENDNGESEELGGRGRRRPFPRTHARSASHGGMLAECLTSGGFQPYAGSHLGPLSAIGGARPSALKKPGHQRAFSQGQVVDVQGHSVTGHSRVGSKTDFILPPGHKEDSKPPTAGKVPSFRGHSRQASRSESIYTIRRSVEPPWWRKVWARYFGPLPEEPRLRTIVPNHLVPPKTPPSQHPNGKRVNNRVRTTKYTLLSFLPRNFFEQFRRVANIYFVFIVLLNWVPVINAFGKEISVIPIIFVLGVTALKDYFEDHRRLISDRRVNNSTCRVYVREDDRYAKVAWKDVKVGDLVHLSNNELVPADLLLLRSSDPQGVAYIDTCNLDGETNLKERQVVRGFVDLQDTFQPAKFRSVIEVDQPSTRIYRFHGAVVHPNGGRVPVSTENLLLRQCLLKNTDFVEGIVIYAGHETKAMLNHGGPRYKRSRLEKRMNSDVIWCVAILIVLCVIGATGCRFWLSEFSDLTFVPFIPILQDANYESMLTFWTFVIILQVMIPLSLYVTLEMAKVGQVYHIGHDIALYDAETGRSAECRALNITEELGQVQYIFSDKTGTLTENKMLFRRCAVGGQDYSHGGDGENLIPSSRLKEDLLIGTFRQHLQEFLIVLAICNTVVVNSQPHYDTMNSSGVIEEPQKNGTEESGRYTRMIDSRSLTPSPIIPLSALPLSRPTNSLDENVSSISSMVEIESPLHNSTKLSNKLSRPKFLNVTSISSLGIGLLGRKLSPNGEQKRRGPLSPVIDASGKSGDELLPRAAIYEAESPDELALVNAACAYNVKLLKRTSRNAIVSLPDKSILSFEILQILPFDSNRKCMSILIRHPLTNEVVLYSKGADTTILSSLIPQDENSITTIKIRQYLQSYARQGLRTLVMAKKSLTMQEYENWRQKHSEAELAMENRELRIKDSYANLECHLTLLGVTGIEDKLQAGVPETMDTLMAAGIVVWVLTGDKPETAVNIAYSARLFSPAMQLLWLQARSKSVAEALIHGYLESTRKKNTVQEIENIREITMLNRDATENEAYRIDSSWPRQRALVVDGKTLTVILDPRSGLTGLFLELTKTCSSVLACRATPLQKAYIVRIVKEQLGMRTLAIGDGANDVSMIQIADVGVGISGHEGTQAVMAADFAISRFSMLSRLLLLHGHWCYDRLSRMILYFFYENATFVFVLFWYQIYCGFTGTVMMDQIYLMLYNLLFTSMPPLVLGIYDRVASSGVLLSMPHVYKRGRLGLVYQAHTFWITIADALYQSIVIFFINEGVYYDSIIDIWEFGTTIMTCCVVTMLTNIAIEIRSWTIIHLFAVMGSLGVFFGFCLIYNVVCVNCMGLLCSYWVMEIAVMRYTYWLTVILTCVLALLPRLFYKTIKSTINPDFMQSAIFNAPSKSGSHRQRIAERRENSFIAGWSRSTQHATIRTGTKHDSLTTIVA, encoded by the exons GAAGTTGGAGAACGACAACGGCGAGAGCGAGGAGCTCGGGGGGCGAGGGAGGCGAAGGCCGTTTCCGAGGACCCACGCGAGATCGGCAAGCCACGGTGGAATGTTGGCGGAGTGTCTGACGAGCGGGGGGTTCCAGCCCTACGCGGGCTCGCATCTTGGTCCTTTGTCCGCGATCGGCGGGGCGAGGCCCTCGGCCTTGAAGAAGCCCGGCCACCAGAGGGCGTTCAGCCAGGGTCAGGTGGTGGACGTTCAAGGGCACTCGGTCACGGGTCACAGTCGCGTCGGGTCGAAAACGGATTTTATCCTGCCGCCTGGCCACAAGGAGGACTCGAAGCCACCCACCGCCGGCAAAGTGCCCTCTTTTCGAGGCCACTCGCGACAAGCATCCAG GTCGGAGTCGATATACACGATAAGACGTAGCGTTGAACCTCCTTGGTGGAGAAAAGTTTGGGCTCGATACTTTGGCCCCCTACCAGAGGAACCTCGTTTAAGGACAATAGTACCGAATCATTTAGTGCCGCCGAAAACACCACCGAGTCAACATCCCAATGGAAAGAGAGTGAATAATAg AGTACGTACGACGAAGTACACGTTGCTGAGCTTCCTACCTCGCAATTTTTTCGAACAATTCCGCCGTGTggccaatatatattttgtatttatcgtTTTACTTAATTGGGTGCCAGTCATAAATGCTTTCGGCAAAGAGATTTCCGTGATACCCATCATTTTCGTGCTCGGTGTGACGGCGTTGAAAGATTATTTCGAGGATCATCGGAGGCTTATCAGCGATCGTCGTGTAAATAATTCCACTTGTCGTGTCTACGTTCG CGAGGACGACAGGTATGCGAAGGTAGCGTGGAAAGATGTGAAGGTCGGTGACCTGGTTCACCTCTCGAACAACGAACTCGTACCGGCTGATCTGCTGCTTCTGCGAAGCAGCGATCCTCAGGGCGTAGCGTACATCGACACGTGCAATCTGGATGGCGAGACCAATTTGAAGGAACGACAGGTTGTGAGGGGTTTCGTGGATCTCCAGGACACATTTCAACCGGCCAAGTTTCGTTCCGTGATCGAGGTCGATCAACCAAGCACCAGGATATATAG GTTCCACGGAGCTGTCGTACATCCGAACGGCGGCAGAGTGCCTGTTTCCACGGAGAATCTTTTACTCAGGCAGTGCTTGTTAAAAAATACAGATTTCGTCGAGGGCATAGTGATATATGCCGGTCATGAAACGAAAGCTATGCTTAACCATGGCGGGCCTAGGTATAAG cgTTCAAGATTGGAGAAACGGATGAACAGTGACGTTATATGGTGTGTGGCGATTTTGATCGTTTTGTGCGTGATAGGCGCGACCGGTTGCCGGTTCTGGCTCTCCGAATTTTCCGATTTAACGTTCGTCCCATTCATACCGATCCTCCAGGATGCAAATTACGAAAGTATGCTAACGTTCTGGACGTTTGTCATTATTCTCCAAGTAATGATACCTTTAAGTCTTTACGTCACTCTTGAAATGGCGAAAGTTGGCCAGGTTTATCACATTGGACACGATATCGCCCTTTACGACGCGGAGACGGGACGCTCGGCTGAATGCCGCGCGCTCAATATTACAGAGGAATTGGGTCAG gTGCAGTATATATTCTCTGATAAAACTGGCACGCtcactgaaaataaaatgctGTTTAGACGGTGCGCCGTGGGAGGGCAGGATTATTCGCATGGCGGAGATGGTGAAAATTTGATACCTTCTTCGCGATTGAAGGAAGATCTTCTTATAGGTACATTTAGGCAACATTTACAAGAATTTCTAATCGTGTTGGCGATATGTAACACTGTTGTGGTCAATTCTCAACCGCATTATGACACTATGAACTCGAGCGGAGTGATCGAAGAGCCTCAGAAAAACGGCACTGAAGAAAGTGGAAG GTACACAAGAATGATAGATTCTCGAAGTTTAACTCCTTCGCCAATTATACCTTTATCGGCGCTTCCTTTGTCTCGACCGACAAACAGCCTCGATGAAAACGTGTCGTCGATCTCTTCTATGGTAGAAATTGAATCTCCTCTTCACAATTCCACCAAACTGTCGAATAAATTGTCAAG GCCAAAATTCTTAAATGTAACGTCGATATCAAGCCTAGGAATAGGATTACttggaagaaaattatctCCAAACGGTGAACAGAAAAGACGCGGCCCACTAAGTCCCGTTATCGATGCGAGTGGAAAGAGTGGAGACGAATTGTTACCTAGAGCTGCGATTTACGAAGCGGAAAGTCCGGACGAGCTTGCTTTGGTGAATGCAGCATGTGCTTATAATGTGAAACTTCTTAAACGGACATCGCGTAACGCGATTGTTTCGTTACCGGATAAATCTATTCTTAGTTTTGAAATTCTTCAA ATTTTGCCATTTGACTCGAATAGAAAATGTATGTCTATTTTAATACGACATCCTCTCACTAATGAGGTAGTATTATATAGCAAAGGTGCTGATACAACGATACTATCATCTCTAATTCCTCAAGATGAAAATTCTATAACGACTATAAAAATTCGACAATACCTTCAATCGTATGCACGGCAAGGTCTTCGAACTTTGGTAATGGCTAAGAAATCTCTAACGATGCAAGAATACGAGAATTGGCGTCAAAAGCATTCTGAAGCAGAACTTGCAATGGAAAATCGTGAACTTCGTATTAAAGATTCTTATGCAAATCTGGAATGTCATTTGACCCTGCTAGGTGTTACTGGAATTGAAGATAAACTTCAAGCTGGAGTACCTGAGACTATGGACACTTTAATGGCAGCAGGAATTGTAGTTTGGGTTTTAAcag GAGACAAACCGGAAACCGCGGTTAATATTGCATATTCAGCGCGTCTTTTTTCGCCTGCGATGCAATTATTGTGGTTACAAGCAAGATCCAAGTCTGTTGCTGAAGCTTTAATTCATGGATATTTGGAATCTACACGTAAAAAGAATACAGTTcaggaaatagaaaatattagggAAATTACAATGCTTAATCGTGATGCAACAGAAAATGAGGCATATAGAATAGATAGCTCTTGGCCGAGACAACGAGCACTTGTTGTTGATGGCAAAACTTTAACTGTTATCCTTGATCCACGATCAGGATTAACTGGATTATTTCTTGAGTTAACAAAAACATGTTCTAGTGTATTAGCTTGTAGAGCTACACCTCTTCAAAAG GCATATATAGTACGTATAGTAAAGGAACAATTGGGAATGAGGACTTTAGCGATTGGTGATGGTGCTAACGATGTTAGCATGATACAAATTGCAGATGTAGGAGTTGGTATTTCCGGACACGAAGGTACACAAGCTGTCATGGCTGCAGATTTTGCCATTTCACGATTCTCGATGCTTAGCAGACTTCTTTTGCTACATGGTCATTGGTGTTACGATCGATTGTCTAGAATgatcttatatttcttttacgagAACGCTACCTTCGTTTTCGTTTTGTTTTGGTACCAG atttattgcGGATTTACTGGAACTGTTATGAtggatcaaatttatttaatgctatataatttattgtttacgtCTATGCCACCACTTGTATTAGGCATATATGATCGAGTGGCTTCATCCGGTGTTTTATTATCTATGCCTCACGTGTATAAAAGAGGACGTTTGGGATTAGTATATCAAGCGCATACATTTTGGATAACCATTGCTGATGCTTTGTATCAAAGTAtcgtaattttctttataaatgagGGT gtatattatgattcaattattgaCATTTGGGAATTTGGAACTACTATAATGACATGTTGCGTTGTTACTATGTTGACTAATATTGCCATAGAAATTAGATCTTGg ACTATAATACATCTCTTTGCCGTAATGGGATCATTGGGAGTATTTTTTggtttttgtttaatttataatgtagtTTGCGTTAATTGCATGGGTCTTTTATGTTCATATTGGGTAATGGAAATAGCTGTCATGAGATATACATATTGGCTTACAGTAATACTTACCTGTGTTTTGGCATTGTTACCTAG attattctataaaactataaaatcgaCAATAAATCCAGATTTTATGCAAAGTGCTATATTTAATGCACCATCCAAAAGTGGCAGTCATAGACAACGAATCgcggagagaagagaaaatagttttattgcAGGTTGGTCACGTTCGACGCAACATGCTACTATAAG aACGGGGACTAAACACGATTCATTGACAACTATTGTTGCATGA